The DNA sequence CCATCCAAGTCCAAAGATGGAAGAACACATACACTGGTACAGTAATTGGCAAGAGCAGACTGTAAAAGCAAAGGCTGGTTGTGCTAGTGCAGCCCTGTGGGAAGTTTTCTTCCACAGAGGCTGAGTAGAACAGTCCTGCTAAAGAGACCAGTGGAATAAGAACAGTCAATGTAGGAAGAGACAGGAACATTCTTCTCCCCCACTTATTACCCACCACCTTGTCTTAAAAGGTATATAGTATTAAGaaaatttgttgtatttttaaaattatgatctaGCGCTGCTCCATTTCTTCTTGCTTCTTACTTTGATGTATCATTCTAGCTGCCTGTGGTATCATATTAGGAATTCCATCAATGATTGGGTAGGCTATTCCCAACTCTTCATTAATCAATTCATTTGTTGATGCTTCATATCTGAGggggaaaataaacaacaacaaaatgaattGTGGAAAACAAAGTGCTCGGAAGGGCTTGAAGTTCAATAAATAACACCATTTATCTAATTCTTGATATAGAGTTAATCTCAGAACAGTCTTCTttaattctaaaagcagcaataACCAATTCAACCAGTTTTCCTAAAACCTACAATTGTTCTCATTTAATGTTTCTCTCACATTCCATTCTTCACTTTATTCCCAAGTTatgccttaatttttttctcatagcaGTCAGAAAAGATCTCCTTTTATCCAAATATTCCTCCATTACTTTAGTTAACCCCCAAACCATCCCTGTTAATTTACTATTGGAacagaaactagaagaaaattcAACTTCTTCCTTTCAGAATAAATGCTAAATAGAGAAACTTAACTGATCCATTGGAAGGAAACCactgaaaaatcaaaatatgcaaaataaaagtttaagatGAGAGGTCAGAAAATGAGGAAACTTTCGAAAGCAATTGGGTCTGCAGTGAGCTAGTTATGCAAATAACTAAAAGGTAAATCAAATGGTAATTTCAAGATTTAAGGAAATTGAACATGTTCattatagggaaaaaaatctagaaaagaaatatgaaaataaaataaaattataaataaaataaaataaaactagctaGCAATCTACCATCCAAAGACAACCAACCACTAACATTTTGGTGTTTAGTTATGAAATTTGTAATACTGGCGTTATTAATACTCAGTTTCAGTAGCCTCGAACTATATTAAAGGTTAaagcggtttttttttttttttttttttacaaaaccaGCTGGCCCACACTAGCTGCCAATGGGCAGCACACATAGTTTAAACGCTTAAGATGGTCATGCATCCGTTGTACACGTCACATTTACAAGAATCTGGAGGGTACTACAATATTTCATCATCTTGGCTTAAAAACCTGAATGCCTCGGACTTGCCCTAAATCTCTATGTTCATAAACCTGGCTTTAGATAAGATTCACTTAGGGAccttttaagaaattataaatagGCCCCGCCCCCAGGCACTCTGACTCGGTCGTCCTTGGGAGGTCCCCCGTTGCCCCGAAGGCGCAGCCAGCGGCGGACCCAGAAACCCTTGGATCCATTCCCGCAGGCCGGCGGTTTGATGTGGCAGGTCCGGGACTCGGCTCCCCGAGGGCCTCCTCCAGAAAATGGCAGCGGAGAACACCCGGAGTGACCTGAAAGGCTCCCCTCTCCGCAACGGGAGGCCGCGAAGGGAAACCCGAAGCCTGGGGATCTCACCTGAGCGGCTTCTTGGAGAGCGGGCACACCAGGAACTCCAACAGCGCGGGATCGAAAGTGCGGGGCGGCTCCTCCGCCCTCTCGCTCCGGTCTGCCAACGGCCGCGACCCCGACGCGTGCAGGCACCTACGGGCGACCTCAGACGGCGGCGCGAGTGTTCCCCGCAGCACTGAGGCGAGCCTGCCGCACGTTCGGCTCAGCATGGTCTGGCAGCCAGCGCCTCCTTGCGTCCTCCGCCAGCCGGGCCAGCGTTCCTCTCTTCCCGCTCGTCAAGCCCTGCcggccaggccccgcccccggtGTCCGCGGAAACACTGTCCCCGAGCGGGCGGGGGCTGGCGTTTTGGTTCCGCCTGCGCTCCTGACTCCCTTGCTCTTCCCGCGGGCACCGCTCGGTACTTAAGAGCGGGGTGGGTGAACGGAGCCCTCAGGTGGCTGCTCCACCGCGTCTACTAAATTACAGACAGTATCAATGCTTAAGTCAGGGTGTCTGAGTTTTTACCAGGTCCTATCGCGGGGATGCCAGGAAGCCATTGGCCAGACCTCAGAGTCACACGGCTTGGACCTGTTAGGCTTGGACCTGTTAGGTCAGTGGCTTCAAACACTTTGTCATAGTGGGTGTGTTAAAGGTGTTCATTTGTTTAACGTAAATCTTTACTATATCACAGTTTCTGTAACCttgcttggcttttttttttaatcattaaaaaaaaaaattaagaacctGAAAATAATAGGCTTAAGCTTCTTACCCTCTAAGACGTTCAGATACTTACCGTATGCGACAATTCATTGTGAATTCAATTGTGTAACGAAGCACAACTAATTTACTTCAATAAATGAGCTTGGAGGCAGCAAGGAGTCTAACTGTGTAATCAGGCAACTGTCCATTCGTCAAATGGGCATCCATTAAGTGGATTGTTGATCCTAAGTTTGCCTCTGACTGTTCAAGAAAGTGATGCGTATTTGATCTTTTTCTTCCAATGTAGCAGACAAGAACTTGGGCTCTGGGTTTTGAATGCTTGGTTGCATGTCCACAGTTTACTAGCTGGATGACTCCAGCAAATAACTGCTCAGTTTCCTTCTGTGTATAATAATATTAGTAATTGTACCTACCTTGTGAATTCCCCTGAAGTTCGGAGGTTAATGTAATAGTGCATGCAAAGAACATTTAGAAAAGTGCCTGACGCGAATTAATGCTCAAATGATGTTatctatcattatttttatttcatctagtCTTCTCAGCTCAATATACACAAAGGTTCTTTGTTAGTCatccattttttccctttcttttgctgAATATTGACTTGAACCTATTTTTTACATCATTGGGCTTCATCATTTCACAGTTTGAGTTCCTGGGGGTGAGTAAGGgtataaagatataaatacaagtttatattttcaaatttctcttccactcagcaatgtaaaaataaatttagaaatttttatattatttattcatcctatgttttctttaattttattaatattatttttttatattctatgatcttgcagagcagttgggaggaggggaagagggcaaaggggaaggaaatgtgatgcaAGAAGGAAGAAGGACGAGGGACAGAATTTGggactgtggcacccccctcattcccacaggggagacaggggggtttccagtggtggcttggtcattgccaggctgggtgcagatgtcagggaggtgtggcaaaagcccttacccccaccaccacagcttgggaacctggggcccttcttgctgtggcttggtggttgttgctgggctggctgtgggtggtgggggctgtggctgaggcccttggcccccccactgccccagctaggaagagcctggggcactttctgtggtggctcagtggatTTCACTGGGGTGGTTGTGTATGTTGGGGGTTTAGCCGACtcctgaggcccccacccttgggactggttgtgggtgttggggggcatgactgaggcccatggccctcccaatttctggcttggtagcgcattggacttccagtccttctaggtgttataggtgttttttggtgaaatgagacttttactagttaatatcaaactttatctctggttgtgggtacttcattttttctttcagttctgtgttggattatttgaggttcccaccacttaaactctgcattgtaattaatttgttgtcctttgcttacttctaaagtggtggaacttcctgtgggaaccagtacttgagccctgtggttgagctaactTGCTACTTTGTTGctggttccctggggaaggctttttgtgcagctcagcttttaatggttgactttataggtacctTGGGGTCTAGAGAAATCCAGGGCACATGgattatgtagaaactctggtctgggcctgagttaaccccatgcaattctatgtttccgaccattctcctctgagtggtcctacactgattggggggcagatcagttgtccttgctgggtcccagtgttcctctggtgggtTTGTCTCTCCCACccaccatgctccaaacacttcccatgggacaggccatgctccagtcccttgcaatgactcactggcctctgagtggctcctttttttcagttgttgtggctccttgctcctatgtgggtccacaggagccctattagtggtgctgctggcctgggggccaccaaaagctctcttctcccctgctgcctccaagcaacttcatctgaagggcacagctgtggcttttgcaaGCTCCTGTTCCATGCGCTCAGTAGCTCCAACCTGGAAGCAGCTTGgattcaaaatggttggagcagttttttctttctctcatcgtggcttctcccaccttcatatactctgtaggtctctcctcctcttcccctgaactttGGTGGCCCTAGCGTAGCTGTTGTTGCTTTCTTATAGTTGGTAAATTGGTTCATTTGTGGgacagtgacactggggaccatctattctgccatcttgaccccattctattttttgttattgttcattagtatgttttatttatttatttatttattatttttattttttattttacttctcaaaatacattgtgcttgattttcatgcccctttacctgttccacTCCACCCCCTCGCCCCGCCCCCCCACATCATATGTGTTCACTTgatttaaatagttcaaggaatttttgtggttattctgtcttctccccccaaccttttatttgtttgtgtgtttatttatttatttttggctcccacaaataagtgcgaacatgtggtatttctctttctgtgcctgacttgtttcacttaatataattttctctaagtccatccat is a window from the Cynocephalus volans isolate mCynVol1 chromosome 9, mCynVol1.pri, whole genome shotgun sequence genome containing:
- the PIGY gene encoding phosphatidylinositol N-acetylglucosaminyltransferase subunit Y, with the protein product MFLSLPTLTVLIPLVSLAGLFYSASVEENFPQGCTSTTSLCFYSLLLPITVPVYVFFHLWTWMGIKLFRHN
- the PYURF gene encoding protein preY, mitochondrial — translated: MLSRTCGRLASVLRGTLAPPSEVARRCLHASGSRPLADRSERAEEPPRTFDPALLEFLVCPLSKKPLRYEASTNELINEELGIAYPIIDGIPNMIPQAARMIHQSKKQEEMEQR